From a single Bacteroidales bacterium genomic region:
- the ssb gene encoding single-stranded DNA-binding protein, with protein MNSLRNRVYLIGRLGSDPEIKQLNGGKTLARFSLATNENYTDADGKKVKETQWHNLVAWGTTAKTAEKYLKKGSEIAIEGKLIHRNYEDKGGNKRYVTEVQVNEFLMLGGKKEKE; from the coding sequence ATGAACAGTTTACGCAACCGGGTATATCTGATCGGGCGTTTAGGATCAGATCCGGAAATCAAGCAGCTTAACGGGGGAAAAACCCTGGCCAGGTTTTCGCTGGCAACCAATGAAAATTATACGGATGCCGATGGGAAAAAAGTCAAGGAGACTCAGTGGCACAATTTGGTTGCCTGGGGAACCACGGCCAAGACAGCCGAAAAATACCTGAAAAAAGGTTCGGAAATTGCCATTGAGGGCAAGCTGATTCACAGGAATTATGAAGACAAGGGCGGAAACAAAAGGTATGTTACCGAAGTTCAGGTAAATGAATTTCTTATGCTGGGAGGAAAGAAGGAAAAAGAATAG
- the amrB gene encoding AmmeMemoRadiSam system protein B, producing MDLRHTSRLLVISLIPLVLYCSTSNPKQSMSTSGNERASDSLVNRRPAVAGSFYPGSAKELASTLSDLFASAEPRKVSGTIQAVISPHAGYVFSGGVAASAFHQLDPGKTYRNIFVIGSSHRFSFDGASVYTRGNYETPLGTVPVNLELAKKLADDPSGVFTDRTDAQIYEHSLEVQLPFLQKIYGNKLTIVPVVIGTQRPSVCKKIAQVLKPYMVPENLFVISTDFSHYPGYEDAVRADILTADAICSNSPENFLNTIRKTEAKGIPGLVTCICGWTSVLSLLHMTEDLPGIEYHKIQYRNSGDSPYGERDRVVGYYAIAVTTKAGTSDNKPSAKESSNEEFSLTAQEKKTLVSIARNTLESYIRNSKIPSVERNLLTPALETPCGAFVTLRKKGELRGCIGRFEPTEPLWKVVQEMTVAAAMHDYRFEPVDRNELKEIDIEISVLTPLKRINSPDQIRLGIDGIYIRKGSASGTFLPQVAKETNWTLEEFLGHCARDKAGIGWNGWRDAELYTYQALIIEEKDFQ from the coding sequence ATGGATCTCAGGCACACATCGAGATTACTGGTAATTTCGCTTATTCCCCTTGTTTTGTATTGTTCCACATCCAATCCCAAGCAATCTATGAGCACATCGGGAAACGAACGGGCTTCTGATAGTCTGGTCAACCGCAGGCCGGCCGTTGCCGGCAGTTTCTACCCGGGTTCTGCAAAGGAACTTGCCTCAACCTTGTCGGATCTGTTTGCTTCGGCTGAACCACGAAAGGTGTCAGGTACCATTCAGGCGGTAATTTCTCCCCATGCCGGTTATGTATTTTCGGGAGGTGTGGCCGCGTCGGCTTTTCATCAGCTTGATCCCGGAAAAACATACCGGAACATCTTTGTCATAGGTTCAAGTCACCGGTTCAGTTTTGACGGGGCTTCCGTTTACACCCGCGGAAACTATGAAACACCGCTGGGGACTGTTCCGGTGAATCTGGAACTGGCCAAGAAACTTGCGGATGACCCATCGGGAGTTTTTACCGACAGGACGGATGCGCAGATTTATGAACACAGTCTGGAAGTGCAGCTCCCCTTCCTGCAGAAGATCTATGGAAACAAGCTGACCATTGTTCCGGTTGTAATCGGAACACAACGTCCGTCGGTGTGCAAAAAAATAGCCCAGGTTTTGAAGCCATACATGGTACCGGAAAATCTGTTCGTGATTTCCACTGATTTTTCGCATTATCCGGGGTATGAAGATGCTGTCAGGGCTGATATCCTCACCGCCGATGCCATTTGCTCCAATTCGCCTGAGAATTTTCTGAATACCATACGCAAAACAGAGGCTAAGGGTATCCCGGGTCTGGTTACCTGTATCTGCGGATGGACTTCAGTTCTGTCCTTGCTGCACATGACCGAAGACCTGCCGGGCATTGAATACCACAAGATACAGTACCGCAATTCAGGCGATTCACCTTACGGTGAAAGAGACCGAGTGGTAGGCTATTATGCCATTGCCGTTACAACAAAAGCCGGAACATCCGATAACAAGCCTTCAGCAAAGGAAAGCAGCAATGAGGAATTTTCCCTTACCGCGCAGGAAAAGAAAACGCTTGTTTCCATAGCCCGGAATACGCTGGAAAGTTATATACGCAACAGCAAAATACCATCGGTTGAAAGGAATCTCCTGACCCCTGCCCTGGAAACCCCCTGCGGGGCTTTTGTCACCTTGCGAAAAAAGGGAGAACTGAGAGGATGTATCGGAAGGTTTGAGCCTACCGAGCCGCTCTGGAAAGTAGTTCAGGAAATGACCGTTGCAGCGGCCATGCATGATTACCGGTTTGAACCTGTTGACAGAAATGAACTGAAAGAAATTGATATAGAAATCTCTGTCCTGACTCCCCTCAAACGAATCAATTCACCTGACCAGATACGACTGGGTATTGACGGCATTTACATTCGTAAAGGATCCGCTTCCGGCACCTTTCTTCCCCAGGTTGCCAAAGAGA